Proteins from a genomic interval of Ciona intestinalis chromosome 9, KH, whole genome shotgun sequence:
- the LOC100184045 gene encoding uncharacterized protein LOC100184045 codes for MPLDTFQVPEDTRYIGYQQFVYKFKIVFSSSITQSMVPQIQQDLELAIEHIVHELPKFKAHRIRSITSNNVYIKWKIRLWVPDITFTNDEGNKLEPYKHSYTLSIFLNDDRPARNEKQPVVYAGDDSMQLDLSDDNSHKRVLIPAEIMISGGTPSISISRVDFENSLNLKRPCTSYANFQADAIRHSTPHHEVVKSKRRKLSSPVDKDLTLDASNRSNKREKHKSEKLQTGSSGQIQRGNLKQTRKRNKKSTPAPEPTAVNTDDNSATPENQSGCIIL; via the exons ATGCCATTAGATACATTTCAAGTGCCAGAGGATACACGTTACATCGGGTATCAgcaatttgtttacaaattcaaGATTGTATTTTCTTCAAG CATCACCCAGTCTATGGTGCCTCAAATACAGCAGGACCTTGAG cTCGCAATTGAACACATCGTTCATGAGTTGCCAAAGTTTAAAGCTCACAGAATACGAAGCATAACAAGCAACAATGTGTATATTAAATGGA AAATTCGTTTATGGGTACCAGATATAACTTTCACAAATGATGAAGGCAACAAACTCGAGCCGTACAAACATTCGTACACTTTGTCTATTTTCCTGAACGATGATCGGCCTGCAAGAAATGAAAAGCAG cCAGTGGTATATGCTGGTGATGATTCAATGCAGTTAGATTTATCTGATGATAATTCTCATAAAAGAGTCTTGATTCCAG CCGAAATAATGATATCTGGGGGAACCCCATCGATCTCAATATCTCGAGTTGATTTTGAAAACAGTCTCAACttaaaaag ACCCTGCACAAGCTATGCAAATTTCCAg GCCGATGCAATCAGACATTCCACTCCACACCATGAAGTTGTGAAATCTAAGCGAAGAAAATTAAG CTCACCTGTAGataaagacctcacccttgaTGCAAGTAACCGGAGCAATAAGAGGGAAAAACACAAATCAG aaaaactaCAAACAGGAAGTTCTGGCCAAATACAGCgtggaaatttaaaacagactAGGAAGAGAAATAAGAAGTCAACACCTGCTCCCGAACCCACTGCAGTTAATACAGATG ACAATTCTGCCACACCAGAAAACCAGAGTGGATGTattattctgtaa